A stretch of Bacillus spongiae DNA encodes these proteins:
- a CDS encoding VanW family protein, whose translation MKLFFTFILLTIITGDASNNLTLQLDGKTLDTIHHSKFTHRFLDETMIDEAALETYMLELEKKVYKPPKNAYIGDDDEIVKETTGRKLDKTKFIDHFYTYYFSKKPSQITIPVKYIYPTIDSELLISIRSKFISQYVTFFNSRNKERSHNIQLAAKAIDNTVIFPGEKFSFNKVVGKRTKKKGYLSAPVIVRGELSEGIGGGICQVSSTLFNAVDRAGVKIVERYSHSRKVPYVPPNRDATVSWYGPDFTFKNPHNQPILIRAKVYGGQLIIKVFSSNELKSQLREVPSAPKALPKEVHSNEGHPHQLNAEERGN comes from the coding sequence ATGAAGCTATTTTTTACTTTCATCCTACTAACTATAATTACAGGTGATGCGTCTAATAATCTTACTTTACAGCTTGATGGAAAAACATTGGATACGATTCATCACTCCAAGTTTACTCACCGCTTTCTAGACGAAACAATGATTGATGAAGCTGCCTTGGAAACCTATATGCTTGAATTAGAAAAAAAAGTATATAAACCCCCAAAGAATGCTTATATTGGGGATGATGATGAAATTGTAAAAGAAACAACAGGTCGAAAGCTCGATAAAACCAAATTTATTGATCATTTTTATACGTATTATTTTAGTAAAAAGCCATCTCAAATAACTATTCCTGTTAAATATATTTACCCGACGATTGATAGTGAATTACTTATTAGTATTCGTTCTAAATTCATTAGTCAATATGTCACATTTTTTAATTCAAGGAATAAAGAACGGTCTCACAATATTCAATTGGCAGCAAAAGCAATTGATAATACCGTAATCTTTCCTGGAGAGAAATTCTCGTTTAATAAGGTGGTGGGAAAAAGAACAAAGAAAAAAGGCTACCTTTCAGCCCCTGTTATTGTTAGAGGTGAGCTATCAGAAGGGATTGGCGGAGGCATTTGTCAAGTCTCTTCTACTTTGTTTAATGCCGTTGACCGTGCTGGAGTCAAAATTGTAGAAAGATACTCTCACAGTCGTAAAGTACCCTATGTCCCCCCTAATCGAGATGCTACAGTTAGCTGGTACGGACCGGATTTTACGTTTAAAAATCCACATAATCAGCCAATACTTATTCGTGCAAAAGTGTACGGCGGTCAGCTTATAATAAAAGTCTTTTCTTCGAACGAATTAAAAAGTCAATTACGTGAAGTTCCAAGCGCTCCTAAAGCACTTCCAAAAGAAGTACATTCTAATGAAGGACACCCTCATCAATTAAATGCGGAGGAAAGAGGCAATTGA
- a CDS encoding cytidine deaminase, with protein sequence MHNSNEEVISMEDNVLIQEAKKAREQAYAPYSNFKVGTALLSKSGTVYHGCNVENASYGLCNCAERTALFKAYSEGDTQFEKMVVVADTKRPAAPCGACRQVISELCDAEMEVVLTNLSGETDTILVKELLPKAFSPEDLK encoded by the coding sequence ATGCATAACTCTAATGAAGAGGTGATTTCAATGGAAGATAACGTATTAATTCAAGAAGCAAAAAAAGCAAGAGAGCAGGCCTATGCCCCATATTCAAATTTTAAGGTAGGTACAGCTCTACTTTCAAAGAGTGGTACTGTGTATCATGGATGTAATGTCGAAAATGCCTCTTATGGCCTTTGTAATTGTGCGGAGAGAACAGCACTTTTTAAAGCCTATTCAGAAGGGGATACGCAGTTTGAAAAAATGGTTGTTGTAGCAGATACAAAACGTCCAGCAGCACCATGCGGAGCTTGTCGACAAGTCATTTCAGAATTATGCGATGCAGAAATGGAAGTTGTTTTAACAAATTTATCAGGTGAAACCGATACAATTCTTGTAAAAGAGCTTTTACCGAAAGCATTTTCTCCAGAAGATTTAAAGTAA
- a CDS encoding SIS domain-containing protein → MIDEYLKKIMDLLEFVKVEEKESILKAATKVSTSIMRDGIIHIFGVGHSHIFGEEIFYRAGGLVPINPILVEELMLHKGASRSSRLEKENDFAKTFMSKEDIRPNDLVIVISTSGRNPVPIDVARWSQAKGAFVICITSLTYAKSQPSRHKEQYYLYQSADLVIDNHISIGDTLMKYPDFDETFGSGSTVVGTVIMNGIMVEAINIMLKNGYHPPIFKSGNVDGTEAHNRSLVEKYKARIKRLN, encoded by the coding sequence TTGATTGATGAATATTTGAAAAAGATTATGGATTTATTAGAATTTGTAAAGGTTGAAGAGAAAGAAAGTATCTTGAAAGCTGCTACTAAAGTCTCAACGAGTATTATGAGGGATGGTATTATCCATATCTTTGGTGTTGGCCATTCTCACATATTCGGTGAAGAAATCTTTTATAGAGCTGGCGGACTCGTTCCGATAAATCCTATATTGGTGGAAGAGCTCATGCTTCATAAAGGAGCGAGTCGATCATCTAGACTTGAAAAAGAAAATGACTTTGCAAAAACATTCATGTCTAAAGAAGACATTCGCCCTAATGATCTTGTAATCGTAATTTCTACGTCTGGAAGAAACCCAGTTCCTATTGATGTTGCTAGATGGAGCCAAGCAAAAGGGGCATTTGTCATCTGCATCACATCGTTGACGTATGCCAAAAGCCAACCTTCTAGACACAAAGAACAGTATTATTTATATCAATCTGCAGATTTAGTCATTGATAATCATATAAGCATTGGTGATACGCTCATGAAATATCCAGACTTTGATGAGACTTTCGGATCAGGTTCAACTGTAGTTGGAACAGTGATCATGAATGGGATTATGGTCGAAGCAATAAATATAATGCTGAAAAATGGCTATCACCCACCTATCTTCAAAAGTGGAAATGTAGATGGTACTGAAGCACACAATCGTTCCTTAGTTGAAAAGTATAAGGCACGAATTAAAAGGTTGAATTAA
- a CDS encoding acetate uptake transporter gives MKNNSSQKIQITTADPSALGLFGLAMVTLVASSQKLGWTDGISFVLPWAIFLGGFAQLFACIQDAKHNNTFGTTAFGAFGLFWLGVGTSWLMQLGVFGEMAASSIDTKQLGVAFIGYLLFSLFMTIGAMETHKVLFIIFVLIDFLFIGLALSSFGIATEVTHKLAAISEFLIAIMSFYGSAASVLNTHFERVFLPVGKPFGLFK, from the coding sequence ATGAAGAATAATTCATCACAGAAAATACAAATTACTACAGCAGATCCATCTGCACTTGGCTTATTTGGACTGGCTATGGTTACCTTAGTAGCCTCATCTCAAAAGCTTGGCTGGACAGATGGAATTTCCTTTGTACTTCCTTGGGCTATTTTTTTAGGAGGTTTTGCACAACTTTTTGCTTGTATACAGGATGCCAAGCATAATAACACATTCGGGACAACTGCTTTTGGAGCATTCGGATTGTTTTGGCTCGGCGTGGGGACTTCATGGCTTATGCAATTAGGGGTATTTGGAGAGATGGCTGCTTCATCTATCGACACGAAACAGCTAGGAGTGGCATTTATCGGCTACTTACTTTTTAGTCTCTTTATGACAATCGGAGCGATGGAAACCCATAAAGTGTTATTTATCATATTTGTCCTTATTGATTTCTTATTTATTGGGCTGGCCTTATCCAGCTTTGGAATTGCGACTGAGGTTACACATAAACTTGCCGCCATATCGGAGTTCTTAATCGCTATTATGAGTTTTTATGGATCAGCTGCAAGTGTATTAAATACACATTTCGAAAGAGTTTTTCTTCCTGTCGGAAAGCCTTTTGGCTTGTTTAAATAA
- a CDS encoding alpha-L-glutamate ligase has translation MKKIYIIHENDEWTKHLTNHLEALQLPFEEWFLDEGILDMTKAPPEGVFYNRMSASSHTRGHRFAPEFTTQVIKWLEHHGRKVINGSNAIQLEVSKVLQYLALEKEGVRTPKTVAAIGRKQIIPAAQSLDVKPFITKHNRAGKGLGVRLFHGIEALKQYVESDEYEEPVDGITLIQEYIQSPDSFIIRCEFINGKFYYAVKVDTSEGFELCPADVCQIDDLACPISEESEKKGKFEIMDGFKHPILLKYEQVLQKNKIDVAGIEFIQDENGEIYTYDINTNTNYNEEAESRVNMYGMLKLAHYLGEQLKILS, from the coding sequence ATGAAGAAAATCTATATTATTCATGAAAATGATGAATGGACAAAGCATTTAACGAATCATTTAGAAGCATTACAATTACCCTTTGAGGAATGGTTTCTAGATGAAGGTATTTTAGATATGACAAAAGCTCCGCCAGAAGGAGTTTTCTATAATCGTATGAGTGCTTCTTCCCATACTAGAGGACATCGGTTTGCACCAGAGTTTACAACTCAAGTAATTAAATGGTTAGAGCATCATGGAAGAAAAGTAATTAATGGATCTAATGCCATACAATTGGAAGTTAGCAAGGTTCTTCAATATTTAGCGTTAGAAAAAGAAGGAGTAAGAACTCCAAAAACGGTTGCTGCTATTGGAAGAAAGCAAATTATTCCTGCGGCACAAAGCCTTGATGTAAAGCCATTTATAACGAAGCATAATCGAGCAGGTAAAGGACTTGGAGTCCGTCTTTTTCACGGTATTGAGGCACTTAAGCAGTATGTTGAGAGTGACGAATATGAAGAGCCTGTTGACGGAATAACATTGATTCAGGAATATATTCAATCTCCGGATTCTTTCATCATAAGGTGTGAGTTTATTAATGGAAAATTTTATTACGCCGTTAAAGTGGACACTTCGGAAGGGTTTGAATTATGTCCAGCTGATGTATGCCAAATAGATGATTTAGCGTGTCCTATTTCTGAAGAAAGTGAAAAGAAAGGTAAATTTGAAATAATGGATGGATTTAAACATCCTATTCTATTAAAGTATGAGCAAGTTCTACAAAAAAATAAGATTGATGTTGCAGGGATTGAATTTATTCAAGATGAAAATGGAGAAATTTATACGTACGATATAAACACGAATACGAACTATAATGAAGAAGCAGAGTCGAGAGTAAATATGTATGGCATGTTAAAGTTGGCACACTATTTAGGTGAACAGCTTAAAATATTATCTTAA
- a CDS encoding GntR family transcriptional regulator, translating into MIDKSSPLPLYHQIVEKIKKQIEQGELMPGDTVQSEREYAEKYEISRMTVRQAITQLTNEGYLYRLKGVGTFVAERKIEQPLSGLTSFTEDMETRGMKPSSKIINFEIIPASASIASQLNMKEHSPVYEIQRIRLADNEPIALEHTYISANLVKGLTEEIVETSLYKYIESDSKLTIQNATQVIEASIANEQEAEYLNIKKGVPVLLIQRNTFLKDNQPFEVVRSSYRSDRYKFMINMER; encoded by the coding sequence ATGATTGACAAATCCTCTCCTCTCCCCTTGTACCATCAAATTGTTGAAAAGATCAAAAAACAAATTGAACAAGGCGAATTAATGCCAGGGGATACGGTACAATCTGAGCGTGAGTACGCCGAAAAATACGAAATTAGTCGGATGACAGTAAGACAAGCAATTACACAATTAACGAATGAAGGCTACCTCTATCGATTAAAAGGTGTCGGAACTTTCGTTGCAGAGCGCAAAATTGAACAGCCTTTATCAGGGCTAACTAGCTTTACAGAAGATATGGAAACTAGAGGCATGAAACCGAGTAGTAAAATTATAAATTTTGAAATCATTCCTGCTTCCGCTTCTATTGCTAGTCAATTAAATATGAAAGAACATTCGCCAGTATATGAAATACAGAGAATACGGTTAGCAGATAACGAACCGATAGCACTTGAGCACACATATATATCAGCAAACCTAGTTAAGGGCCTTACCGAAGAAATCGTAGAGACTTCCCTTTATAAATATATTGAAAGTGACTCAAAATTGACCATTCAAAATGCCACTCAGGTTATTGAAGCATCAATAGCGAATGAACAAGAAGCTGAGTATCTAAACATAAAGAAAGGAGTACCTGTTCTTTTAATTCAAAGAAATACCTTTCTAAAGGATAATCAACCATTTGAAGTCGTTCGATCTTCTTATCGATCAGACCGATATAAATTCATGATTAATATGGAGCGCTAG
- a CDS encoding NupC/NupG family nucleoside CNT transporter, giving the protein MNILWGLAGILVVFSIAFIFSSNRKSINLRTILGGLAIQIAFGFIVLKWDLGRKGLEWLSNRVNEIVGYANEGVNFLFGGMFAAEGIGFVFAFQVLTIVIFFSSLISVLYYLGIMQWVIKIIGGALSWVLGTSKAESLSAAANIFVGQTEAPLVVKPFLAKMTKSELFAVMVGGLASVAGSVLIGYSLLGVPLEYLLAASFMAAPAGLIIAKIMIPETETAVSSDNLKMEKDTDATNVIDAAAKGASTGLQLALNIGAMLLAFIALIALVNGILGGIGGLFNIEGLTLETILGYLFAPIAFAIGVPWGEAVTAGGFIGQKLVLNEFVAYSSFAPQIADLSEKTVIVISFALCGFANISSMGILLGGLGSLAPDRRPDIAKLGVRAVAAGMLASLLSASIAGMLL; this is encoded by the coding sequence ATGAATATTTTATGGGGACTAGCGGGTATATTAGTCGTATTCTCTATCGCATTTATTTTTTCCAGTAATCGCAAATCTATTAATCTACGAACAATTCTTGGTGGTTTAGCGATTCAAATTGCTTTTGGATTTATCGTTTTAAAATGGGATTTGGGTCGTAAAGGGTTAGAGTGGCTTTCTAATCGTGTAAATGAAATTGTTGGTTATGCCAATGAAGGGGTAAACTTCCTATTCGGTGGGATGTTTGCAGCAGAAGGAATTGGATTTGTCTTTGCATTCCAAGTATTAACGATTGTTATTTTCTTCTCTTCTCTTATTTCCGTTCTTTATTACTTAGGAATCATGCAATGGGTAATTAAGATTATTGGGGGAGCACTTTCTTGGGTCTTAGGTACAAGTAAAGCGGAGTCTTTATCCGCAGCAGCGAACATTTTCGTTGGACAAACGGAAGCACCGCTTGTCGTTAAGCCATTTTTAGCGAAAATGACGAAGTCTGAATTATTTGCAGTAATGGTAGGGGGACTTGCTTCAGTTGCAGGGTCTGTATTAATTGGATATTCTCTACTAGGTGTACCGTTAGAGTACTTATTAGCAGCAAGCTTTATGGCTGCACCTGCAGGTTTAATCATTGCCAAAATTATGATTCCAGAAACAGAGACTGCTGTTTCATCGGATAATCTAAAAATGGAAAAAGACACGGATGCAACAAACGTGATTGATGCTGCAGCAAAAGGAGCAAGCACAGGTCTACAATTAGCACTAAACATTGGGGCAATGCTTCTTGCCTTCATCGCATTAATTGCATTAGTGAACGGTATTTTAGGCGGAATTGGCGGTCTATTCAATATTGAAGGACTAACATTAGAAACGATTCTTGGTTACTTGTTCGCACCTATCGCTTTCGCCATTGGTGTACCTTGGGGTGAAGCAGTTACAGCAGGTGGATTCATTGGACAGAAGCTAGTATTAAATGAATTTGTAGCTTATTCATCTTTCGCTCCACAAATTGCTGATTTATCTGAGAAAACAGTTATCGTTATTTCATTTGCATTATGTGGATTCGCAAATATTTCATCTATGGGTATCCTTCTTGGTGGTCTAGGAAGTCTAGCACCAGATCGTCGCCCTGATATTGCCAAACTAGGAGTACGTGCTGTTGCGGCAGGTATGCTTGCATCACTATTAAGTGCATCTATTGCAGGTATGCTTTTATAA
- a CDS encoding sugar-binding transcriptional regulator, translating to MEKEKLRKIIEAAKLYYLLDLNQSEIAKKLGVSRPTVSRFLQIAKEKGYVQITISDPTDDVEVLSTELEKRFGLKKAIVVSIPQYEDHIIKNYLGEKTATYLHETVKDEDIIGVTWGTTLYHVAIELKQKFVKDIKVVQLKGGVSHSETNTYASEILYLFGKAYNTTPHHLPLPAIVDHVVVKQAMEADRHIKRILELGREANIALFTIGPVKSESLLFQLGYFTEEDLNTLYPKAAGDICSRFFDINGGICNDSLNERTLGINLEDLKTKEQSILVAGGAHKLDGIYGALKGQYANVLVTDQFTARFLLDKEKQ from the coding sequence TTGGAAAAGGAGAAATTAAGAAAGATCATCGAGGCAGCGAAATTATATTATTTATTAGATTTAAACCAGAGTGAAATTGCAAAAAAATTGGGAGTTTCCCGTCCAACAGTTTCCCGTTTTTTACAAATCGCAAAGGAAAAAGGGTATGTGCAGATTACGATAAGTGATCCTACCGATGATGTAGAGGTATTATCTACAGAGTTGGAAAAGAGATTTGGATTAAAAAAAGCGATTGTAGTATCGATTCCACAATATGAAGATCATATAATTAAAAACTATTTAGGTGAAAAAACAGCAACGTATTTACATGAAACAGTGAAGGATGAAGATATCATTGGTGTTACATGGGGAACAACTTTATATCATGTTGCTATTGAATTAAAGCAGAAATTTGTAAAAGACATAAAGGTCGTTCAATTAAAAGGTGGAGTTAGTCACTCAGAAACGAACACCTACGCTTCTGAAATCCTTTATTTATTCGGAAAAGCGTATAATACAACGCCTCATCATTTACCACTCCCAGCTATTGTCGATCATGTGGTAGTAAAACAAGCAATGGAAGCAGATCGGCATATTAAAAGAATATTAGAATTGGGAAGAGAAGCTAACATCGCATTATTTACAATCGGGCCTGTGAAGTCTGAGTCGCTTTTATTTCAGTTAGGCTATTTTACAGAAGAAGATTTAAACACCCTTTATCCGAAAGCTGCAGGCGATATTTGTTCGAGATTTTTTGATATCAATGGGGGAATTTGTAATGATAGCTTAAATGAACGAACATTAGGAATCAACTTAGAAGATTTAAAAACAAAAGAACAATCCATCCTGGTTGCAGGTGGTGCTCATAAACTTGATGGGATATATGGAGCTTTAAAAGGGCAATACGCGAATGTTTTAGTAACAGATCAATTTACTGCCCGTTTTTTATTGGATAAAGAAAAACAATAA
- the speD gene encoding adenosylmethionine decarboxylase, with translation MNLTPKQRIELHGFNNLTKSLSFNMYDICYTKTKAEREAYIDYIDEQYNAERLTKILKTVTDIIGAHILNIAKQDYDPQGASVTILVSEGPVHEEHIEALDESPGPIPNIVVGALDKSHITVHTYPEYHPDDGISTFRADIDVSTCGEISPLKALNYLIHSFETDVMTIDYRVRGFTRDVTGHKLFIDHEINSIQNYIPDEIQTQYDMIDVNVYQENIFHTKCKLREFDLNQYLFGYTKNQLSEEEQADITKRLVIEMDEIFYGKNMT, from the coding sequence TTGAATTTAACACCTAAGCAAAGGATTGAATTGCATGGTTTCAACAATTTAACCAAATCATTAAGCTTTAATATGTACGATATATGCTACACAAAAACAAAAGCAGAAAGGGAAGCGTACATAGATTACATAGACGAACAATATAATGCTGAACGTTTAACTAAAATTTTGAAAACGGTGACGGATATTATCGGCGCACACATCTTAAATATTGCGAAGCAAGATTATGATCCTCAAGGGGCAAGTGTAACGATATTAGTGTCAGAAGGCCCAGTTCACGAAGAGCATATCGAAGCATTGGATGAATCACCAGGTCCCATTCCGAACATTGTCGTCGGCGCGTTAGACAAAAGTCACATTACCGTGCACACATATCCAGAGTACCACCCTGATGATGGAATTAGTACATTTCGTGCGGACATCGATGTATCAACATGTGGTGAAATTTCCCCTTTAAAAGCGTTAAATTATTTAATTCATTCGTTTGAAACCGATGTCATGACAATTGATTATCGAGTTAGAGGATTTACAAGGGATGTAACGGGGCATAAATTATTTATTGACCATGAAATCAATTCCATTCAAAACTATATTCCAGACGAGATTCAAACTCAATACGATATGATTGATGTCAATGTATATCAAGAAAATATATTTCATACAAAATGTAAACTGAGGGAATTTGATCTAAATCAATATTTATTTGGGTATACGAAAAATCAATTATCTGAAGAGGAACAAGCGGATATCACGAAAAGATTAGTGATTGAAATGGATGAAATATTTTATGGGAAAAATATGACTTAA
- the ccsA gene encoding cytochrome c biogenesis protein CcsA — translation MLIFYVLSLCSSILRMKKPASSAGFMHMIVLIFAMIWAQIAWTLFWGWDPKEVWALITWLFYAVFLHLRLSKNWQGEKSAWLAVIGFAIIMFNLIFVNLVIAGLHSYA, via the coding sequence ATTCTCATCTTCTACGTACTGTCACTATGTAGTAGTATTTTAAGGATGAAAAAACCAGCCTCATCGGCTGGTTTTATGCATATGATTGTTCTAATCTTTGCAATGATTTGGGCACAGATTGCTTGGACTCTTTTTTGGGGATGGGACCCAAAAGAAGTGTGGGCTTTAATTACATGGCTTTTTTATGCTGTATTTCTTCATCTAAGACTATCTAAAAATTGGCAAGGAGAGAAATCAGCTTGGTTAGCTGTTATTGGATTTGCAATCATCATGTTTAATTTAATCTTCGTCAACCTAGTTATTGCTGGTTTACATTCCTATGCATAA
- the deoC gene encoding deoxyribose-phosphate aldolase, translating into MTTKVGAMIDHTALKATTTEEEIITLVNEAKQHLFASVCVNPTWVKKAASLLSDTPEVKVCTVIGFPLGANTTAVKAFETTNAIENGASEVDMVINVAALKDGRDELVEADIRAVVEAAKGKALTKVIIETALLTDEEKERACKLAVAAGADFVKTSTGFSTGGATVEDIALMRRVVGPDVGVKASGGVRSREDAIAMIEAGATRIGASSGVSIVNGEVSTEDY; encoded by the coding sequence ATGACAACAAAAGTTGGCGCTATGATTGATCATACGGCATTAAAAGCAACAACAACGGAAGAAGAGATTATCACATTAGTAAACGAAGCAAAACAGCATTTATTTGCTTCTGTATGCGTTAACCCAACATGGGTGAAAAAGGCAGCTAGTTTATTAAGCGATACACCTGAAGTAAAAGTTTGTACCGTGATCGGGTTCCCGTTAGGGGCGAACACAACAGCAGTGAAAGCGTTCGAAACGACGAACGCCATTGAGAATGGCGCTTCGGAAGTAGATATGGTTATTAACGTTGCGGCGTTAAAAGATGGACGTGATGAACTAGTTGAAGCAGATATCCGTGCTGTAGTAGAAGCGGCAAAAGGAAAAGCTTTAACAAAGGTCATTATTGAAACAGCTCTATTAACGGACGAGGAAAAAGAACGTGCATGTAAATTGGCTGTTGCAGCTGGGGCTGACTTTGTGAAAACATCAACAGGTTTTTCGACAGGTGGAGCAACAGTTGAGGACATTGCACTAATGAGAAGAGTTGTAGGCCCTGATGTTGGAGTGAAAGCTTCTGGGGGGGTAAGAAGTCGAGAAGATGCCATTGCGATGATTGAAGCGGGTGCTACTCGTATTGGCGCAAGCTCAGGTGTATCCATTGTAAACGGTGAAGTATCAACAGAAGATTATTAA
- the nagA gene encoding N-acetylglucosamine-6-phosphate deacetylase — translation MSANPIIIENLKVYTKNGINYSGNVKIEDGKIIAVGDSTNVLKSGDETVITLTNDFHLIPGFIDIHIHGADGADTMDATSNAIEAICKALPKEGTTSFFPTTITQESSNIEKAVEVVGKYINHQPKSGQAEPLGIHLEGPFINAKKAGAQPTQHIKAADIELFKQWNKLSNNHIKIVTHAPEIHGGLEFAHYLHEQQIISSIGHSDAKYADMKNAVKEGSTHVTHLFNGMSGIHHREPGVAGGALLRQELFTEIIVDGIHVCPDMVDLLYQQKTADRMILITDAMRAKGLNDGKYDLGGQGVTVEDGKVYLLDGTLAGSLLKMIDGFKNLISFTGCSIQEAIQMASTNPAKQLNVCDRKGSISEGKDADLVILDQDLNIVLTICRGEIAYNNMEELS, via the coding sequence ATGTCAGCAAATCCTATTATTATAGAAAACTTAAAAGTATATACAAAAAATGGAATTAATTATAGTGGAAATGTAAAAATAGAGGACGGAAAAATAATTGCAGTTGGGGATAGTACAAATGTATTGAAATCTGGAGATGAAACAGTAATTACTCTCACAAACGACTTTCATTTAATCCCTGGTTTTATCGACATTCATATTCATGGTGCAGATGGTGCAGACACAATGGACGCAACATCAAACGCGATAGAAGCGATTTGTAAAGCTCTCCCTAAGGAGGGAACAACAAGCTTTTTCCCTACAACGATTACACAAGAAAGTTCGAACATTGAAAAAGCGGTTGAAGTTGTAGGGAAATATATAAATCATCAGCCAAAATCCGGTCAAGCGGAACCGCTTGGCATTCATTTAGAAGGACCTTTTATTAATGCAAAGAAAGCTGGTGCTCAGCCTACACAACACATAAAAGCAGCTGATATTGAGTTATTCAAACAATGGAATAAACTTTCAAACAACCATATTAAAATTGTGACTCATGCCCCAGAAATTCATGGGGGGTTAGAATTTGCTCATTATTTACATGAGCAGCAAATCATTTCGTCAATTGGGCACTCCGATGCAAAATATGCTGACATGAAGAACGCTGTGAAAGAAGGTTCCACTCATGTTACCCACCTTTTTAATGGTATGAGTGGAATACATCATCGTGAGCCAGGTGTAGCTGGTGGAGCTCTATTAAGACAAGAACTATTTACAGAAATCATTGTAGATGGAATTCATGTTTGTCCTGATATGGTTGATCTTCTTTATCAACAAAAAACAGCCGACAGAATGATTTTGATCACCGATGCAATGAGAGCAAAAGGCTTAAATGATGGAAAATACGATTTGGGAGGACAAGGGGTTACCGTTGAAGATGGGAAAGTCTATTTATTAGACGGGACACTTGCAGGTAGCCTTCTAAAAATGATCGATGGCTTTAAAAATCTTATTTCATTCACTGGTTGTTCTATTCAGGAAGCCATTCAAATGGCATCAACCAATCCAGCAAAGCAGTTGAATGTTTGTGATCGAAAAGGAAGTATTAGTGAAGGAAAAGATGCCGACCTTGTTATTCTTGATCAAGACTTAAACATTGTTTTGACGATTTGTCGTGGAGAAATTGCTTATAATAATATGGAGGAACTATCATGA
- the nagB gene encoding glucosamine-6-phosphate deaminase, whose translation MRILETKNYQEMSQLAAEYIIEKIRHSAQINLGLATGSTPLGTYSEMIKDFEKDETSYQHVRTFNLDEYVGLDNKHPNSYNYFMRENLFNHINITEEQTHIPNGMAANIEKVCQGYEELLEKQGGIDLQLLGIGKNGHIGFNEPGTSFESITHKVKLAQSTRLANARFFTSMDKVPTHAITMGISTILRSKEILLLVSGEEKSEAVKQLFYGPINENFPASVLNTHQNVTIIGDKKAFAGII comes from the coding sequence ATGAGAATTCTAGAAACTAAGAACTATCAAGAAATGAGTCAACTTGCAGCTGAATACATTATTGAAAAAATCCGTCATTCTGCTCAGATAAATCTTGGTTTAGCAACTGGAAGTACTCCTTTAGGAACATACAGTGAAATGATTAAGGATTTTGAAAAGGATGAAACTTCTTATCAACACGTAAGAACATTTAATTTAGATGAATATGTAGGTTTAGATAATAAACACCCAAATAGTTATAACTATTTCATGAGAGAGAATTTATTTAACCACATCAACATTACCGAAGAGCAAACCCATATTCCAAACGGCATGGCAGCCAACATCGAAAAAGTGTGTCAAGGTTATGAAGAATTATTAGAAAAACAAGGTGGGATTGACCTTCAACTATTAGGAATCGGAAAAAATGGACATATTGGATTTAATGAACCAGGAACCTCTTTTGAATCGATAACTCATAAAGTAAAGCTAGCACAATCAACGCGGTTGGCGAATGCTAGGTTCTTTACAAGTATGGATAAGGTGCCTACTCATGCAATTACAATGGGTATTTCTACAATCCTAAGAAGTAAGGAAATCTTACTTCTTGTATCTGGTGAGGAAAAAAGTGAAGCTGTAAAACAGTTATTTTATGGACCAATAAACGAGAACTTTCCTGCTTCGGTGCTAAACACGCATCAAAATGTTACAATAATTGGGGACAAAAAAGCATTTGCAGGTATAATTTGA